The Methanocella arvoryzae MRE50 DNA window TACAACATTATTAAGGTATAGGAATTATCATGGAACCGATCTTCGACTTGCGAAACGTTTCGTTTGCCTACGCGGACAAGTATCACGCCTTAAAGGACGTCAGCCTGAAAATCAACGCCGGCGAGCAGGTAGCGATCATGGGAGCGAACGGGTGCGGCAAGTCTACCCTGCTGTCGATTCTCAACTGCCTCATGTTCCCGACTTCGGGAGAGTTTTACGCGTTCGGCAACCCCGTGACCGAGGAAGCTTTCGACAGCCTCGAGGGGAACGAGTTCAGCACATTCTTCAGAAAGAAGGTGGGCTTCGTCTTCCAGAACTCCGACGTCCAGATGTTCTGCTCCACTGTTTTCGACGAGATCGCCTTCGGCCCGCTGCAACTGGATATGAAGCCCGAGGATGTCCGGAAAAGAGTGGACGAAGTGATTGCGATGATCGGCATAGAGAAGCTCCGGGATAGGGCGCCGCACACACTCAGCGGCGGCGAGAAAAAGAAGGTCTGCATCGCTTCTGTACTCGCGACAAACCCCGACGTGCTGCTGCTGGACGAGCCTACGGCCGGCCTCGACCCCAGGACCCAGCTCTGGCTAATAGAGCTGCTCCACGAGCTCGGGCACGCAGGTAAGACCATTGTGACGGCCACCCATGACCTCGATGCGATAGAACACATCAGCAGCAGGGCCATCGTGATGAGCGAAGACCACACGATCAGGGCAGACACCCACAGCGCTTCCGTAGTCAACAACATGGAACTGCTTTTGTCGACCAACCTCATCCACCGGCACATGCACCGGCATGGCAACATCACCCACCAGCACATTCATACCCACGACCACGATCACGTCCACGAGCACAACCATAACGAGGGGTGATCGCTATGACCAGCGACCGTCTCAGGAAGCAGATCGACTTCATCGTCGAGATCGACCGGCTCAAACAAGTGATCAGGCAAACCTACCTGATGGACAGCTCGAGACAAGAAAACAGCGCAGAGCACTCGTGGCATTTTGCTGTCATGGCTATGCTTCTGGCGGAACATACGGACGAGCCTGTCGACGTGTTCAAGGCAGTAAAGATGGCGCTGATCCACGACGTGGTGGAAGTGGACGTCGGTGACATCTTCGTCTACGATCAGGAAAGGATGGCTGAAAAGGAAGCCAGGGAAAAAGAGGCTGCAAAAAGACTTTTCGGACTGCTGCCCCCCGACCAGGCCGAAGAATATCGGGCGCTGTGGGAAGAGTTCGAGGCCAGAGAGACCCCGGAAGCCAG harbors:
- a CDS encoding energy-coupling factor ABC transporter ATP-binding protein; the protein is MEPIFDLRNVSFAYADKYHALKDVSLKINAGEQVAIMGANGCGKSTLLSILNCLMFPTSGEFYAFGNPVTEEAFDSLEGNEFSTFFRKKVGFVFQNSDVQMFCSTVFDEIAFGPLQLDMKPEDVRKRVDEVIAMIGIEKLRDRAPHTLSGGEKKKVCIASVLATNPDVLLLDEPTAGLDPRTQLWLIELLHELGHAGKTIVTATHDLDAIEHISSRAIVMSEDHTIRADTHSASVVNNMELLLSTNLIHRHMHRHGNITHQHIHTHDHDHVHEHNHNEG
- a CDS encoding HD domain-containing protein, with product MTSDRLRKQIDFIVEIDRLKQVIRQTYLMDSSRQENSAEHSWHFAVMAMLLAEHTDEPVDVFKAVKMALIHDVVEVDVGDIFVYDQERMAEKEAREKEAAKRLFGLLPPDQAEEYRALWEEFEARETPEARYAAAIDRLQPVLHNYYTHGKAWNAHGVKAESVLKVNRRIGNSSTELWGFAKEIIEESIRKGYLKQ